In Acidobacteriota bacterium, the sequence TGTACTGCGATGAATCGTCGCAAGTTTTTTCATAAGTATCTACCGTCCGCTATCGAGGCGGCTCCGCTGGCCCTGTGCAGGACATTGGATGTTGGCAGATGGTGAAGGATTCGAGAGTTGAATCAGTCTGCCTGAAGCCGAAAGCTGGCGCCGCGAATCAGACAGGATATCAAGATCAAAGGTGGAGGGGCCGCAATTACCTGGCCTCTTCGTGCCAATGGGTTTTCATCCAATAGGCGCGTCGTGTTTCCTCTTCTTCCCAACTGAGCGGTCCGGGAAAGTTGGCAACATCCCAGCCCGTAACCAGCGCTGAGGTATTAGGATTTGTTATCTGATGCTCGTCACCGGGTGGCAGCAAGGGGGACTTGTCCGCGTCACGCTCGATACGGTGTTGTGGAAAGTTCTGATAGAAGACGGTCATCACGCGAACACGGCCCAGCCGGAATACGCGCTGGACTTTATCGAGATGCTCCTTCGGGAGCCGCGCGGTTAGAGAATCGCTGGTGGATGGTGGAGTTGCCATAGTGAATGTGTCGGGCGGAAAGCTAGTGGCGACCCGATCGAGAAACCCGGTGCGCTCCGCTTCACTCAACTCGACAAAGGGTCTTTCGTAATACTCCATCGCGGCGGCGTTGAAGACATTTAGATCATCGGCGGGTATGCCAGTCAATCCCTTCATCACTTCATCGGTGATGCCATGGGCTTCCAAACGGAGATAGCCGGCGTAGCCGCTCGCGGTAGGAATGAGAGTATCACCGAAAGCAGAAAATAATTGTTTGCGGTCAACGCCGGGGACTGCGCTGTAGTCAACCGCCGGCCTCGCCAGCGCGGTTGCCGCGACTCCCGGCAGAACAACGCTTGCGCCCAAGGCTCCTGCGCCGGTCTCCTTCAGGAATGTTCGTCTGGATATCGACTTGGAATCCATGATCCGCCTTTCTCGTAAGACCGAATTCAACCAGCCGGAAACGAAGTCAATCTATGCTCCGGCGCCTCGTGAAAAGTGTGTTGCTACGATACGTCGCGCTCCGTATGCGCCCATGATGGCGGCGAATAGTCCTGAGTTCACCGACGCGCGGGGATAGGAACTGGCGTCCACCACGAACAAACCCTTTACCTCATGCGACTCGAAATCACCATTGATGACCGAGTTGCGGCGGTCGCTGCCTGCCCGGCAGGTTCCGTTGGTGTGTCCGCCACCACGACCCGCGAATGAAGCGGGGAAGCGTGGAGAATACTTCGCGCCCATCTTCTTGGCCAGCTCGATAACCACCTGCTTGGCCTCTTGCATTCTTTTGTCAATGTACGGATCGCCGGGATAACTCTGGGCTCCGGTGCGCAGGTTCACGCGTCCCTTCACGTGTAGCGGCGCACGATTGAAGAGTATGGAGATTGCACCCAGCCGGGTCACGGCCGTGCGCATGAAATCCATGTGCGCCTTGCCGAAGGCCGGAGCAAACTCGCTCAAGGCGGAGATATGCGGGTAATTGATGTAGCTGAGTTCCGCAGTAGAGATGCGCACGAAGCCAGTGCCATCGGTGTAATTGGGGTCGCTCAGAAAGAAGCCTAAGCTCGAATTGGTGCCGCGACCAGGCTCTTTGATGGGTTCGGGGAAATAGAGCGGGATGCGGTAGCTGGTGTCGCCATCCAGATTGCGGCCCACATTGTCGTTCTCGACGATCACGTTATCACCCAACTCATCCTTGGGGCCGTAGCCGGAGCGCGCCAGCAGAAGAGGGCTGCCCCAGGTCCCGCAGGAGACGATCACTTTTTCTGCGCGCGCTTCCTCAATCACGCCATTCTTTTCGTAAACCACTCCCTTCACCACGCCGCCCGCTCCCTGCTTTTCGATGATGACTTTCTTTACCTCGGCTTTGTCGATCAGCTCCACGCCGTTGGCCTCGGCGGTGGGAAGATACCAGAGCGAAGTAGCCTTGGCGTCGTACTTGCAGCCGTGGCTATCATTGTGAAAACCGCAGTAGATGCAATTCTTGCGCGTGGTGAGCACTGGAACGATTCGGTGCCCCATGGCCTGAGCGCCCTCGCGGAACATGCGCTCACCGCGCGTGTAGGCTTCCTCCGGATCTGCCTCCACGTGGAAGTTGCGCGTGATGTCCTCCACCGCATCCTTCATGTGGTCGCGCGACCAGTTGATGCCCATCGACGACCAGTTGGAGTAGTCCTCCGGGAAGGGCAGATGAACGTGGCAACCCCAGTGCAACGAGCAGCCGCCCACGGCTTTCAACCCAAACTGCCAAGGCCACTCTTCGAGCATGCCAAACTCTTCCCACAGAATTTGCGGGATCATCTTGCGATTCAGCGGATCGCCATACCCGGCGCGGGCCTTGCCCTTCAGCACATGCGGGCCAGCCTCGATCATGGCCACGCGCAGTTTGTCGCCGGTGCGGGGATGGATGCCCTGCTCGGCGATGCGCGCGGCGGCGATGATACCGGCCATACCTGCGCCTACTACAATCAGATCAAATTCACGCGTAGCGGCCATCGGGTCTCTCCATTGTGACCAACCCAGTGTGGGTGTTCACAGCTTTTCTCCGGAGTCATTCAGCAAATGGGTCTAGGCTATCGCGGGCAGGGAGGGAAGTCAAGATTGGGTCTGGACGGAAGGGTCAGTCAACGGTCAGCATTTTCCGGAAGTTTTTCCGATGTGCGTTTTAACCGCCTGCTCGATACGCTCATGAAGAGATTGCGGTACTTCGTAGGCATCGCAACCACGGTATATTTGAACCGTCTTGCGAGTCGAGTCGATGATGATGTGGCAGTTGGGACAGCGCCGCATGTGCGTCTCAATCTCGACGCGAAGCTCGGCGTCCAGTTCATTATCCAGATAGCTGGACAGTTCTGTCAGCAGTTTCTTGCAGGTGCTCATGCGGATTTACCTCGTTCAAAATACTTGTTCAGCTTCTCCCGCAAATGCAGACGGGCGCGCAGCAGACGCGACTTCACGGCAGGAATGGAAATCTCCAGCAGGCGAGCGGTCTCCTCGGTGGATATCTGTTCCAAGTCGCGCAGCACCAGCACGGTGCGGAATGCCTCCGGCATGGACTTTAATTCCTGGTCCAGAATTTCCCGCACCTCCTGCTGGGCAAACTTCGATTCTGGATTATCCTCCCATTGACCGATCTCGCGAGGAATCAACCCGTCATCCGATTCGATCGGTTCGTCCAGCGAAATGGTGAACGGCGTGTGGCGGCGCTTGCGCAGCTTCATCAACGACTCGTTGACAGCGATGCGCACCAGCCAGGTAGAAAACTGCGCGCCTTCCTGGAACTGGTCGAGTTTCGTGTAAGCCTTTAGGAACGCTTCTTGCAAGGCATCCTCGGCATCTTCACGATTCCCAATTATGTGTTGAGTGAGGCGGAATACCTTGCGCTCATGGCGCGAGACCAGTTCGCTGAACGAAGCGACATCACCTTCCTTGGCGCGATGCACCAAGTCGAGGTCGAGCGACTTGAATAGTGGATTTGGCGGTGCTATGTCAGGCGCTGCCATCTGCTCACCGTTGTCTCACACACGCATCTCGCTTGCCACGCTAAAGACCCGCTATCTGTATAGTGCCTCAGATGGCTGCACCCATCAACCATGCGATGACTCCAATGAAGCCCCCGACGGCCAGCATGCGCAGAAAACTGATCTCCAGCCATTGCATTGCGGCCAGCGAAATGGCAAACCAGGCCACGCCAAACCATTCGCCAAAGGGAACCTTAGCCAATGACCAGAAGGAGCCGAGCACCGCGCCCACTGCCGCTGGATTGACTGCGCCAAGCGCTGCTTGCCAGTAGGGCGACTTCTTCCTGTTTCTGAGGAACACGGCAGCCAGGATGATGAGAAAAAACGAGGGAAGAAAGATGGCGGCGGTGGCCACAAAGGCTCCGGCCAATCCCGCTACTTTGTAGCCGATGAAGGTGGCGGTAATGACCACCGGCCCCGGTGTGATCTGGCCCAGGGCCAGGCCATCGAGGAATTCGCGGTGCGTCAGCCAGCCGAGCCGGGTTACCACTTCCTTCTCGATGAATGGGACAATCACCAGCCCCCCGCCGAAGATCAGTGTGCCCACTTTCAGGAAGAACCAGCCGAGCTGGCCAAGCAGTGAGAGCGGCAGCAAGATCATCAAAGAGTTGCCGCCAGAGCATCGTTTACGCAATGTCTCGGATGAGAGGATGCCGACGATGGCTGACACCATAAAGATCAGCGGAAGGTTAATCGAGAAAGCGCCTACTGCAATGGCGCAAGCCAGGAGAAGGCCGCGCTGGACCCAACTTGTGGCGGACTGCTGCCCCAGTTTGTAGCAGGTGAGCAGGATCATCGCCAGTACGACCGGGGTGATGCCCAGGAAAACTCCGGCAACGGCAGGCAGTGTGCCGTAGCGAAAGTAGAGGGCGGTCAATCCCAGCAACAGGAGAAATGCTGGAAGGATAAATGCCGCGCCAGTGATGGATGCGCCGCGCAAGCCGCGCAGGTGGTAGCCCAGATAAATGGCGAGCTTGGTGGAAAGTGGTCCGGGAAGAATCTGAGATAGCGTCAACCCCTCTGCGAAGGCCGCGGATGAAACCCAGCGACGCTTTTCGACTATTTCCTGCTGCATCAGCGCCACATGGGCCAGCGGCCCGCCGAATCCCAAGCACCCCATTTTCAGGAATGTCTTGCCGATCTCCGCGTTCGATGCGGCACCGGAAGCATAAGCGCCGGACTTATCCTGCTTCATAATCAACCATTGTATCTGAGTGGGCTGTCATGCGAATGGAAGGGAATCCCAAGGGAGCGACGTTCCCCTGTGAAGATGGAGCCGAACACGGACTTCAAATGAATTGGCTTAGAACGAGACGCCGATTCCGCGCTTTGTTTTCTTGCCCACTGTAACGGCAAGATTGCGTGTAACACGGGTACTTACTATCGACTTATGAAGGGTGGTTCCATCACGCGAGGTGTGGAGCTCCACTTGCAACGGTTCATTCGTGTCGGGATCATTTTCGAGAATGAAAAAGCCGCCGCGGACAGAAAGATTTTCGAGGCAAGTGACTTCTTCAAAGGTGGTTCCGTCGGGACGGGTGCCGACTACGCGGACGGGGATCTCCAATTGCTGGCGCCGCCCGAGCCGCCGCTCAATCATCTCCTGCGGTTCATTCTGCTGCCCCGCGGCGAGATCAATTTCCAGCCCTTCCCAGCTTGCCATCGAATTAGGAAATATCTTGCGTGTCTCGCCCAGGATCGAGTCTACGAACACATCGTTGTGATCAGGATCATGATGGAAAAGTATGAATTGTTTGACGTTGGTTTCCTTCGCAATGTTTACTCCCTCGCGCCAGGTCGAATGTCCCCATCCCCGTTTAAAGTTGGAATATTCCAGAGGTGTGTACTGAGAATCATAGATAAAGAGGTCTGCTCCCTGCGCGAGCAGCCGAACATTGCGGTCATGCTCGGGCGAGCCTGGCTCATTGTCCGTGGCATAGGTTACGACATGCCCTTCGTATTCGATCCGAAACCCCAGGCATCCTTGCGGATGATTGAGTGGAAGTGCTGTTACTTTCATGCCATCCAATTCCACCGGGTTCGCATCCAGCTCCCTGAAATTTCTGCGAGCTTTCATGATATTCATGTTGACAGGGAAATAGGGGTCGGACATCTGGCCTTCGATGACGTTCTGAACGCTTCCAGCGTGGGAAATGAACGAATAGAAGTGAAAGTTGTTTTCCGGATTGTAAAGCGGTTCAAAGAACGTAATGCCCTGAATGTGGTCCCAGTGGTAATGGGACAAAAAAATGTGGGCCTGAATACTCTTGTGGCCATACTCGTTCAGTAACTGCTTCCCCAGCAGACGGAAGCCGGTGCCGCAATCAAAGACAAAAAGCCTGTCATCCGGCGTGCGGATTTCAATGCAGGGCGTGTTGCCGCCGTAGCGCAGGTTTTCCAGCGCCGGCGTGGGTGTGGAGCCACGTACTCCCCAAAAGCGCACCTTCATTTTTGTAAACCCTTCTCATTCCATCCGTTGCGGGCCGCAGTTGCGGAAAGTTCTTCGGCCGTATTCGCCACCATAGTCGCCACATGCTGCGCTCAATCCAGGAGGGGGGCCTGGGTGCGACCGTCAAAAAATTAGCACATCCCGCAATCGACTGCCAAGCGTAAAACCCGTGCAGGGGGTTCCTTTCCCGATGCAGCATCGGGCTTTGCGCAAGGCCAGCGCTGGGGCCAGCGCACGATAATGAGCGCATAAACCATGAGCGCAAAAACTATGTTAGTCTTAATCGCGGGCTAGCCGGGTGACGGTTATCGCAATGAATTCCGGCCATTCAAGTTTGCGATTCAATACTTATAAGGACAATCAGCTTGCCAGGCACCATGCCAGGAACGGTTCCTCCCACAATTATCTTGTTCGCGCACGGGTCATCCGTGGCGGAGGCAAACGAAGCGGTCGAGCGTGTGGCTACGGAGCTGTCCGCCCGCTCGCGCTGTCCGGCCATCGCGGCGTTTCTGGAGAAGGCCCATCCCGATTTGGCCAGCGCCATTGCCCGAGCGGTGGGGTGCGGCGCGTTTCGCGTTATCATAGTTCCTTACTTTCTCACCATGGGTATCCACATCAGTAAGGATTTGCCGGAGCTAGCGCGTCAGCAGCAAGCCCTGTTCCCAGGCTTGGATGTAAAAATCGCTTTGCCAATGGAAGGTCATCCGCTGCTGCTGGAAGCCCTGTTGGATCGGATGACCGCCGCTGCCGACGCGCCGGAGGATATCCCGGAGAATTCCGGGAGCACCTGGAAATCCGCACTATAGCTAGCAGGAATCTTATGCACCGCTCACTTTCAACCTATCTGTTCCGGCACAATTTGCTGGGTGCACGCTTGCTCGATGAAATAGTCAGTGCTGGATTTCAGAAAATTGAAATCTACGGCGACCGCGGACACTTCGATTACACCAATCCCAGTCAACTCCGCGAGATCGGGCAGTGGACCGCCAATTCAGTCGGCAAGTTGCATGCTTTGCATGCGCCTGTATCTCGCGATCCGCGCGGCGCGTCTCCGCACTCTATGGTTTCCATCGCGTTTCTTGACCGTCAGCGCCGGCAGGACTCCATGGACGAAATCAAGCGAGCATTGGAAACGGCGGAGCTGGCACCCTTTCGCTATTTGATTGTCCACCTTGGTGTAGAGGGCGAGGAGTTCGATCTGCGGAAGTTTGATGCCGCGCTCACCAGCCTGGAGCACCTCTGTTTGTTCGCCCGGCAGCGCGGTGTCGAGATTCTGCTCGAAAACATCGCCAATGAAATATCCACTCCACGAAGGCTGATTCAGTTCTTCACGCATACACACCTGCGAAACATAAAAGTGTGCCTCGACACGGGCCACGCCCATCTCGATGGGAGCGTTACGGAGGCCATCGAAGTGCTTGGCAAAGCCATCGCATCCGCGCATCTAAGCGATAACAACGGGATGATCGACGATCATCAGTTTCCTCCGCTGGGTGTGATCTCCTGGAGCCCGGTTCTGCGCGCTTTGGCGCAGGCGGCACCTGAAGCGGTTTGGACCATCGAGGCGCGCTCGCTGGCCTCGGCAGTCGCCCCGCTCGATCAGGCTCGTGCTTCCTGCGACCAGCTGGAGCGTATATTTGAGGAGAGCCATAAGGAAGCAGACCAAGGAGATCAGCAATGAGCGGATCGGACGCCCCCCGGCCATTTCAGGTTGCCGTGGCGATTGAGAATATTGCGCGCTGGGATGGGCAGGAAATAACGCTCTGCGGCTGGCTCTACAATCTTCGTGCCGCGGGCAACAAACTTCTGTTCCCCATCTTTCGCGACGGCACCGGATTGATCCAGGGTGTGGTCGCCAAGAACGCGGTCGAGCCGGAAGTGTTTGAGGCCGCACGCAATCTTACGCAGGAGTCCTCCGTCATTGTGCGCGGCAAGGTCCGCGCGGATCAGCGCGCGCCCGGCGGCTTTGAGTTGGACGTGATTCACGTCGAGGTCGTGCAGGCGGTCTCCCCGGACGATCCGTTTCCCATCACACCGAAGGATCACGGCGTTGATTTTCTGATGCAGCATCGTCATCTCTGGCTCCGCTCGCAGCGCCAGAACGCCATCCTGCGCATCCGCGCCGAGATCGCCAAGGCTTGCCGCGATTGTCTCGATCAGGAAGGCTACCTGCTGATGGATGCGCCCATCCTGACGCCGGCGGCCTGCGAAGGCACCACGACACTTTTTGAAACGGACTACTTTGAAGAGAAGGCCTATCTCACGCAGTCGGGCCAGCTCTACAGCGAAGCCGCCGCCGCCGCGTTCGGAAAAATCTATTGCTTCGGCCCCACATTCCGCGCCGAAAAATCGAAGACGCGCCGCCACCTCACCGAGTTCTGGATGGTCGAGCCCGAGGCCGCCTTCGCCACGCTCGACGACATGATGGACTTGGCCGAGCGCTTCCTGGCCTTCATCGTGAAGCGCGTCCTCGACAATCGAAAGCACGAGCTGAAAGTGTTGGAGCGCGATGTCGCCAAGCTGGAGATAATCGTTCCACCCTTCCCGCGCATCACCTACGATGCGGCCATCGAAGTGCTGAAGCGCAAGGGCAGCGAGATTCAGTGGGGCGGGGATTTCGGCGGAACCGATGAAACGCTGATCAGCGAGGATTTCACCAAACCGGTGATGGTCCACCGCTATCCGTCAGCGATTAAGGCGTTCTATATGGAGCCGGACCCGCTGCGGCCCGAGCTGGCGCTAGGCGTGGACGTGCTGGCGCCGGAGGGCTACGGTGAGATCATCGGCGGCAGCCAGCGTATCTCGAGCTACGATCTGCTGCTCAGCCGCATCAAGGAACACAACCTGTCTCAGGAAGCCTTCGGCTGGTATCTCGACCTGCGTAAGTATGGCGCCGTCCCCCACGCCGGATTCGGCTTGGGCCTGGAGCGCGCCGTCGCCTGGATTTGCGGTCTCGAACACGTCCGCGAGACCATCGCCTTTCCGCGCACGCTGAATCGCTTGAGGCCGTAAGAGGGGGCGCAAGTTGCGGCTGGCAAGACAGATTGTAGGTTCAATTTTCGTCGGTGCCCCCGCAGGTTTCATACTTGCATTTCTATCCACCCCGCTACTGTGGAAGCTGGAAGAGTTGCTTTCAGTGGAACTGGCTGGGCACTCAGGGCCGTCGGAATGGATATTGTGGACCAGCGCAACGCTACTGTCCGCGATGATGTTTGTCTATTTCAGGCGCCGCCGAGAGAAGTAGATAGTGGGATTGAGATAAACTCTCTTCACGCAATGAAGGCTGGGCACAGTGATCATGCTGCACCCAGCCTTCAGATTTTCCCCAGTGAAACCCTGTTAAAACATCTCCGGGAAGTGGAACGATAGCACGGCGTTCAGCCGTTTGTCGCTGGCGATGATGGTTTTGTTCTTCACGTCAAGAGCGATGCCGCGCGGCATGCGGAACACGCCATGTGGTCCACCCACGGTCCAGCGCGGCGGAACATCGCCTTCATCGTTCACGCTCCAGATTCCGAGGAATGCTTCGTCGGAGGCCAGCGCGCCGGGGCCGCGCACGGTGGCCAGTATCCAACCCTTCGGGGCGTAAACGGCGATGGGTCCGCCGAGCCGGCTAAACATGCTGTTCTTGCCGCCAATGATGCGCAGCGGCTTGGCATTGCCAGCGGCCTTGCGGTCAAAGATGCGGAATCGCAGGCCATCCTTATCCCCGATTCCAGCGGCGATCATCAAATTATGCACGTTGTCGATGGCAATGGCTTCGGCGCCGAGGGTGGTGTCCGGCCCCTCAATCGCGCGCAGCGGAGCTACATCGCCATTCGCGCTGGCGCGATAGACCGTGATGCGCTTAACCGTATCCATGGGCACGAAAAACTCATCGTTGACAATGTCCAGCGCGAGGCGGTCCGGCTCGACTAGTTGCGTCCGGGGTCCCTGAATAACGCGGATGGGAGCTTCCTCCGCATTGGACCCGCCGCGGAACGTCAGCAGTGCCTGAGCGAATGGCTGCGGCACGGTAAATTCGTCGCGCCGATCGTTGTAAACGATGGAGTGCATGGTGCGGCCAAGCAGGGTCTTCTGGCCTTCGAGCTTGCGAGTCGCTTTTGTGTTCATGTTCGCCAACCTGGGGAACGTCGCAATCTGCGGATGCGCCACTCAGTTGGGAACCAGAATCTCTTCGCGTTTGGTGTCGTAGGCGACAGGATGCGGATTGCCGATGCCCAGCGACGGCTCATCCATCGGGCCGCTGCGGATCATGCGCAGCGGCGCGGTGTCCCCCGCCGCGCCGATGGGATACACGGTCGCCGCGTGGTTGCCGAAGTTGGCGACCCACAGTTCGTTGTTCTTTTGATCCAGCCACAGCCCTGTGGGATTCTTGATCATCGTCTTCGGGCCGGTCAGCACGCGCTTCGGCGCGACATCGCCCGAGTCGGTATTATTGAAAACCAGGATCGAGTTGCCCATGTCGTTGGCGACATAGATCTCGCCCTTGGCGTCATCGGAGGCCAATCCCGTGGGCCAGTTCATCTGCGTCTTCGGTCCCTGGATCACGCGCAACGGCGGGGTGTCGCCGCTGGCCTTCAGTGGATAGATGGTGATCGATGGCGGAAGGGATTTTCCTGATCCCGCGGCCTGCGCGCCCACCGGCCAGTTCTTCTTCGCCGCCGCCGCATCGGTGGCCAGCCCGCCGATATAGGTAACCGACGCCGCACCGCCCACTTCCTTCTGGTGGAAGCTGCCGTGATTGCTGACAAACATCAAGTTGTTCTTTACGTCAATGGCCAGTCCGTGCGGATCGGCGAGTTGCGTTTTGTCACCCTGCAGCAGCCGAATGGGCGACTCTTCGCCAGTCGCGTATTTCTTGAAGACGGTTACGGTGTTGTCATGCTGCGTGCTCAGGTACATCTCTTCGGCGGCTTCGTCCACCGCGACGCCGAAGGTTCCGTGTGGTGTGCGCAACTCGCGGTCCGCCGGGACGTTGCCCTTGGCCTGGCGCGAGAAGATGACCAGCGTGTCCACTGTATCGTTGTTGACCGCGTAGATGTCGCCATTCTTCGGGTCGATATACAACCCGCACTGAAACTCGATCTTGGTTTTTTCGCCGGAGAGGATGCGCTTCGGCTCCGTCATCTTCGCATTCGGCGGTGTGTTGGCGAGCCGGTCGTAGACGAGGATCTGGAAGAGGTTCTCATCGGTCATCACCACTTCGTTGTTGACGGGGTCCACGGCCACGGCGCTGTAGGCGGCGTAAGGGTCTTTGATCATGCGCACGGGTTTCAAGTCGCCGCGATTGATCGCCTGGCGCGCGGTAACCGCTGCACTGCGCGCTTCCTGTCGCTGCTGCAACATGGCCACGAGCGTGTCTTCACTGCTGGCCGGTTGCCACTCGCACATCGGCGCCCCGTTTTCAGCGAGAGGGGCCGCTAGGGTATCGGGGAGCGGAGTCGCCTTTACCAGCCGCGCCTGCCCGCTTGGCGCATGTCCCGCCATCAGCGATGAATGCGCCAGTTGACCGGACTCGGACGGGCCGGTCCAAAGTATTGCAATTGCCAGGACTGCGATTCCCCCAGCGAGTGGAAGAATCTTTCTGAGTCGGCTGTTGGTTCCTTTATAGCTCATACGGGATGACCCCCATGAAAATAACGAAGTAAGAAACGCATCTCTGAAAGCCATGCTTTCTCCCAACATTGTCGCCGTTCGAGGCTGCGCGCGTCAATTGTGAAGTTGGAGTGAACTTAATATGAAGTCCTCGTGAACTCGATTGTCGTGAAGGGCGGAGACGGCAAAAGAGGGCCTCCCCAGGGGAGGAGTTCATGGCATTATGGAGATTACTTTTTCATACTTGCCTGCAGCCCAGGAGGACTTCCATGCCGACCAAACAAGAATTACTGGCCACGACCATCGAACATGTGGACATCACGCAGCACAACGTAATTCCACTGGTGGAGGCGATGAGCAAGATGTCTTACTCGTCGCGCGATCTGGCCCGCGCCGCCAGCATCTACGACCGCATGTTGCGCGATCAGAACTGCGCGGTGATCCTGTGCCTGGCCGGCTCGCTCATCAACGCGGGACTCAAGAAAGTCTTCGTTGAGATGATCCGCAACAACATGGTGGACGCCATTGTCTCCACGGGCGCCAACATAGTTGATCAGGATTTCTTCGAGGCGCTCGGCTTCCGCCACTACGTCGCCGACGAGCGGCTGAAGGCGGGCACGGAGGACACCATGCTGCTCGATCACGGCATCGATCGTATCTATGACACGCTAATCGACGAGGAAGAGTTGCGCATCTGCGACGACACCACGAAGCAGATTGCCGACGCGCTCGAGCCGCGCGCCTACTCTTCGCGCGAGTTCATCATCGAGATGGGTGCGTACCTGGAGAAGCACGGTTGCAAGACTCCTGACAGCATTGTTTACGAAGCCTATAAAAAGCAGGTGCCGATCTTCTGCCCCGCGTTCAGCGATTGCTCGGCGGGCTTCGGGCTGGTGGCGCATCAGGCCGAGCGCGGCGACCGCCCGCGCGTTTCCATCGACAGTGTGAAGGACTTCC encodes:
- a CDS encoding MBL fold metallo-hydrolase, translated to MKVRFWGVRGSTPTPALENLRYGGNTPCIEIRTPDDRLFVFDCGTGFRLLGKQLLNEYGHKSIQAHIFLSHYHWDHIQGITFFEPLYNPENNFHFYSFISHAGSVQNVIEGQMSDPYFPVNMNIMKARRNFRELDANPVELDGMKVTALPLNHPQGCLGFRIEYEGHVVTYATDNEPGSPEHDRNVRLLAQGADLFIYDSQYTPLEYSNFKRGWGHSTWREGVNIAKETNVKQFILFHHDPDHNDVFVDSILGETRKIFPNSMASWEGLEIDLAAGQQNEPQEMIERRLGRRQQLEIPVRVVGTRPDGTTFEEVTCLENLSVRGGFFILENDPDTNEPLQVELHTSRDGTTLHKSIVSTRVTRNLAVTVGKKTKRGIGVSF
- a CDS encoding sugar phosphate isomerase/epimerase, with protein sequence MHRSLSTYLFRHNLLGARLLDEIVSAGFQKIEIYGDRGHFDYTNPSQLREIGQWTANSVGKLHALHAPVSRDPRGASPHSMVSIAFLDRQRRQDSMDEIKRALETAELAPFRYLIVHLGVEGEEFDLRKFDAALTSLEHLCLFARQRGVEILLENIANEISTPRRLIQFFTHTHLRNIKVCLDTGHAHLDGSVTEAIEVLGKAIASAHLSDNNGMIDDHQFPPLGVISWSPVLRALAQAAPEAVWTIEARSLASAVAPLDQARASCDQLERIFEESHKEADQGDQQ
- a CDS encoding zf-HC2 domain-containing protein produces the protein MSTCKKLLTELSSYLDNELDAELRVEIETHMRRCPNCHIIIDSTRKTVQIYRGCDAYEVPQSLHERIEQAVKTHIGKTSGKC
- the chrA gene encoding chromate efflux transporter — translated: MKQDKSGAYASGAASNAEIGKTFLKMGCLGFGGPLAHVALMQQEIVEKRRWVSSAAFAEGLTLSQILPGPLSTKLAIYLGYHLRGLRGASITGAAFILPAFLLLLGLTALYFRYGTLPAVAGVFLGITPVVLAMILLTCYKLGQQSATSWVQRGLLLACAIAVGAFSINLPLIFMVSAIVGILSSETLRKRCSGGNSLMILLPLSLLGQLGWFFLKVGTLIFGGGLVIVPFIEKEVVTRLGWLTHREFLDGLALGQITPGPVVITATFIGYKVAGLAGAFVATAAIFLPSFFLIILAAVFLRNRKKSPYWQAALGAVNPAAVGAVLGSFWSLAKVPFGEWFGVAWFAISLAAMQWLEISFLRMLAVGGFIGVIAWLMGAAI
- a CDS encoding sigma-70 family RNA polymerase sigma factor; its protein translation is MAAPDIAPPNPLFKSLDLDLVHRAKEGDVASFSELVSRHERKVFRLTQHIIGNREDAEDALQEAFLKAYTKLDQFQEGAQFSTWLVRIAVNESLMKLRKRRHTPFTISLDEPIESDDGLIPREIGQWEDNPESKFAQQEVREILDQELKSMPEAFRTVLVLRDLEQISTEETARLLEISIPAVKSRLLRARLHLREKLNKYFERGKSA
- a CDS encoding cobalamin biosynthesis protein CbiX, which translates into the protein MPGTMPGTVPPTIILFAHGSSVAEANEAVERVATELSARSRCPAIAAFLEKAHPDLASAIARAVGCGAFRVIIVPYFLTMGIHISKDLPELARQQQALFPGLDVKIALPMEGHPLLLEALLDRMTAAADAPEDIPENSGSTWKSAL
- a CDS encoding GMC family oxidoreductase, translated to MAATREFDLIVVGAGMAGIIAAARIAEQGIHPRTGDKLRVAMIEAGPHVLKGKARAGYGDPLNRKMIPQILWEEFGMLEEWPWQFGLKAVGGCSLHWGCHVHLPFPEDYSNWSSMGINWSRDHMKDAVEDITRNFHVEADPEEAYTRGERMFREGAQAMGHRIVPVLTTRKNCIYCGFHNDSHGCKYDAKATSLWYLPTAEANGVELIDKAEVKKVIIEKQGAGGVVKGVVYEKNGVIEEARAEKVIVSCGTWGSPLLLARSGYGPKDELGDNVIVENDNVGRNLDGDTSYRIPLYFPEPIKEPGRGTNSSLGFFLSDPNYTDGTGFVRISTAELSYINYPHISALSEFAPAFGKAHMDFMRTAVTRLGAISILFNRAPLHVKGRVNLRTGAQSYPGDPYIDKRMQEAKQVVIELAKKMGAKYSPRFPASFAGRGGGHTNGTCRAGSDRRNSVINGDFESHEVKGLFVVDASSYPRASVNSGLFAAIMGAYGARRIVATHFSRGAGA
- a CDS encoding twin-arginine translocation signal domain-containing protein, coding for MDSKSISRRTFLKETGAGALGASVVLPGVAATALARPAVDYSAVPGVDRKQLFSAFGDTLIPTASGYAGYLRLEAHGITDEVMKGLTGIPADDLNVFNAAAMEYYERPFVELSEAERTGFLDRVATSFPPDTFTMATPPSTSDSLTARLPKEHLDKVQRVFRLGRVRVMTVFYQNFPQHRIERDADKSPLLPPGDEHQITNPNTSALVTGWDVANFPGPLSWEEEETRRAYWMKTHWHEEAR
- a CDS encoding asparagine--tRNA ligase produces the protein MSGSDAPRPFQVAVAIENIARWDGQEITLCGWLYNLRAAGNKLLFPIFRDGTGLIQGVVAKNAVEPEVFEAARNLTQESSVIVRGKVRADQRAPGGFELDVIHVEVVQAVSPDDPFPITPKDHGVDFLMQHRHLWLRSQRQNAILRIRAEIAKACRDCLDQEGYLLMDAPILTPAACEGTTTLFETDYFEEKAYLTQSGQLYSEAAAAAFGKIYCFGPTFRAEKSKTRRHLTEFWMVEPEAAFATLDDMMDLAERFLAFIVKRVLDNRKHELKVLERDVAKLEIIVPPFPRITYDAAIEVLKRKGSEIQWGGDFGGTDETLISEDFTKPVMVHRYPSAIKAFYMEPDPLRPELALGVDVLAPEGYGEIIGGSQRISSYDLLLSRIKEHNLSQEAFGWYLDLRKYGAVPHAGFGLGLERAVAWICGLEHVRETIAFPRTLNRLRP